The genomic window ATGAAGAGATCGCCGCCCTCGTGAAGGCCGCGGGGCTGGAGGACACCGCCGCGCGCTACCCGGCCGATGTGCGGGCGGCGCTGGCGCAGCTGGCCCGGCAGCGCGGGCAATTGCCCCGCAGCGGCGACCCCGCGCTGGAACCGACGCCTGCTTTCGTGGCGCCCCGCCCGTGAGCCCGCACCTTCTGACGCTGGCCGAGGCCGCCGCCCTCATCGCCGCCCGCAAGCTCTCGCCGGTGGAGCTGCTGGAGGATTGCCTCGCGCGCATCGCCGCTCTGCAGCCGCGACTCGACGCCTTCATCCGCATGACCATCGCAGAGGCCGAGGCGGCCGCGCGCGAGGCCGAGGCCGAGATCACCCGGCACGGCCCGCGCTCGCCCCTGCATGGCATCCCGGTGGGGCTGAAGGACATCATCGACCTCAAGGGCCACCCCACCACCTGCCATTCGAAGCAGCGCCTGGACCATATGGCCGATGCGGATGCGGCGGTGGTGGCGCGGCTGCGCGCGGCGGGGGCGGTGTTCCCGGGCAAGCTCGCCACCCATGAATTCGCCATCGGCGGACCGGCCTTCGACCTGCCCTTCCCGCCCGCCCGCAACCCCTGGAACCGGGCGCATCATCCAGGCGGTTCCTCCTCCGGCTCCGGTGCGGCGGTGGCGGCGCGCATGCTGCCGGCGGCGCTGGGCACGGACACGGGCGGCTCGGTGCGGCACCCGGCCAGCCATTGCGGCATCGTGGGTCTCAAGCCCACCTATGAGCTGGTGCCGCGCGCGGGCGTCTTCCCGCTGGCCTTCTCGCTCGACCATGTGGGGCCGCTGACGCGCACGGTGCGCGACGCCGCGCTGATGCTGAACGTGATGGCCGATGGCGGGCAGGACTACACGCGCGGCCTGACGGACGGGCTGCGCGGCCTGCGCATCGGCTATGTCCGGCACTTCCATGAGAAGGACCAGCCGGCCTCGGCCGAGATGGCGGCCGCCCTGGACGAGGCGGCAAGGCTGCTGGCGGCCGAGGGCGCCATCGTCATGGACGTGACGCTGCCCAGCCTCGACGAGTTCGCCGCGGTGAACCGCACCATCCTGGCCGCGGAGAGCAGCGTGGTGCACGAGGAATGGCTCAAGACCCGCCCGCAGGACTATGCCGCCGTCACGCGCCGCCGCCTGCTGCCTGGCATGTTCCTGCCGGCGGTGGACTACATGCACGCCGCCCGCCGCCGCACCCAGTTGCTGGCGCGGGTGAACGAGGTCTTCGGCCAGGTGGACCTGCTGCTGACCGCGAGCAGCATGGAGGAAGCCGCCCTCATTGACGACGAGCCCGAGGTGGAACGCACCTATCCCCGCCAGGCCCGCACGCCCTTCAACGTGACCGGCCAACCCGCCATCACGCTGATGAGCGGGCTGTCGTCGAAGGGATTGCCGCTCTCGCTGCAACTGGCCGCGCCCGCCCATGCCGAGGCGCTGCTGCTGCGCGCCGCCCATGGCTATGAGCGCGCCGCCCCCTGGAAGGACTACGCGCCCCCTTGCTGATCCCGGATGGCGCGGTTGTGGCGGTGGGGCTGGCGAGCGAGGCCGCGCTGCTGCCGGCCGGCACGCGCGTGCTGGTCTCGGGCGGCGATGCGGCGCGGCTGGCGGCGATGCTCGACGCCCTGCCCGCCGATGTGACCTGCGTGCTGTCCTTTGGCATCGCCGGAGGTCTGGCGCCGGAGGCCCGCACCGGCGATGTGCTGCTGGCCGGCACGCTGCATGCGGGCCGACCCTTCGCCCCCGATGAGGGCTGGACCACAGCGCTGGCCATCGGCACGGGGGCGCGCGTGGTGCCGCTCGCCGCCAGCGACACCTTGCTGGCCGATGTCCAGGCCAAGCGCGCCCTGCACGCCGCAACCGGCGCCGAGGCGGTGGACATGGAAAGCGGCGCCGTGGCGCGCTTCGCAGCGGCGCGCGGCCTGCCCTTCGCCGTGCTGCGCGCCGTGGCCGATGGGCCGGAGGACGCCCTGCCGCACGCCGCCCGTCACGCGCTGACCCCGGATGGGCGCCCCGCCTTGTGGCCCGTCCTGGCCGGGCTCGCACGGCGGCCCTGGGAATTGCCCGCCCTGATCCGCCTGGGCCGCGCCAGCGCGCGCGCCCATGCGGCGCTGGCTCATTCCATCTCGAGCAGCGCCACGGGAAGCTGAGACAGCGCCTCGTCCAGCCGCAGCCGCCCGCCACGGGCGCGCAGCATCTGGCCCGTCAGCACGTCCCGCCAAGTGGCGGCGGACAGGCGCGCGGGCAGGACGAGATGCGTCTCCACCCAGGCCGCCCCCGGCACCAGCGGCGCCTCGGCCGCACCAAGCAGCGCCGCCGGCAGTCGCGTGGTGATGGCCAGCACCGTGCCCGTGCGGTGCGGGCGCGCGAAGGCCAGGGCGTGCTGCGCCGAGGGGCCCTCGGCCTGGAGCGGCAGGTGGTCGCCCGCCGCGAAGACCTCCGGCCGCGCGCGGCGCAGCTCCAGGGCGCGGGCGATGATGGCCTGCTTCACCCTGCCATCGCGCCAATGACCCAGCAGCTCGGCCGGCGGCACGCCCTGCTCCAGCGCGGACATGCGCGCGGAAAAATCCACCGGGCGGCGGTTGTCGGGGTCCACCAGGGAGAAATCCCAGAACTCCGTGCCCTGGTAGAGATCAGGAATACCCGGCGCCGTGCAGCGCAGCAGCGCCTGGGAGAGCCCGTTCACCGCGCCGGCGGGGGCGAGGCGCATGGCAAAGCCCGCCACCTCCTCCCGCCAGCGGCTGGCGCGGTCCGCGGCCAGCGCCGTGTGGAGGAAATCCTGGCAGGCGGCTTCGTAATCCGCGTTCTCCACGGCCCATTCGGTGCGGCGCTTCGCCTCGCGCAGCGCCTTGCGCTGCCAGTCGGCCAGGCGCGCGGCGAAGGCGGCGACGCCCTCGTCATCGGCGGGCGAAAGATCGAGCGGCCAGGCGCCCACCATCATCTGGTAGAGCATGAGCTGGGCGCTCATCCCCGGCGCGGGCCCGTCGGGCAATTCGCGGCGCAAGGGCGCATTGAGCCGCGTCCAGCGGTCCACCGCCGCCTCCCATTCGCCGGGAATCTCGGACAGCACGGCCAGCCGCGCGCGCACATCCTCGCCGCGCTTGTGGTCATGCGTGGCGGTGGCGAGCATCGCCCCCGGGAAGCGCTTCGCCCGCATGCGCGCGGTGCCGTGGAAGGCGCCGGGCGATACGGCGAAGCGCCCCGGCTCCGATCCCACCTCGTTGCGCGAGAGCATGCGGCCATAGCGGTAGAAGGCCGTGTCCTCCACGCTCTTGGCCGCAACGGGCGCCGAAAGCTGCTGGAAGCGCACCGCCGCCACCAACCTCTCGCGCCGCTGCGCGGGGGGCAGGCTGCGCGGCGGCTCGCCGCCCAGCCAGTCATCGAGCAGCGGCAGCAGATGGCGGCTGGTCGGGCGCAGCGTGCGGCGCGCGCCGGCGATGGCCCAGTCCAGGATGCGCCGGTCCTCCTCGCTGCGCCCGCCCTTGGAGATGTAGAGGCGATAGAGCGGGAAATGCACCAGCACCTCCGCCAGCGCGCGGCGCAGCGCCGTCAGCGAATGGTCGCGCGTGGCGATGTCCTGATTGGCCACACGCTTCAGCGCCGCCGCGGTGGCGTTGAGTTCGGAAGCGAGGTTGTCGCGCAAAATCTGCCGGCGGGCCTCCTGCGCCTCCTCCTCGAAATGCGCGGGGCGGCCGGTGCGCTCGGTCCAGATGCGGGTGAGCGGTTCCTCGCCCGCCGGGTCATGCAGGACGCCGCCCACCTCGTCCATGAAGTCGTAGCCGGTGGTGCCCTGCACCTGCCAATCGGGGCGCAGCGCCTCGAAGGGGGCGA from Roseococcus microcysteis includes these protein-coding regions:
- a CDS encoding amidase yields the protein MSPHLLTLAEAAALIAARKLSPVELLEDCLARIAALQPRLDAFIRMTIAEAEAAAREAEAEITRHGPRSPLHGIPVGLKDIIDLKGHPTTCHSKQRLDHMADADAAVVARLRAAGAVFPGKLATHEFAIGGPAFDLPFPPARNPWNRAHHPGGSSSGSGAAVAARMLPAALGTDTGGSVRHPASHCGIVGLKPTYELVPRAGVFPLAFSLDHVGPLTRTVRDAALMLNVMADGGQDYTRGLTDGLRGLRIGYVRHFHEKDQPASAEMAAALDEAARLLAAEGAIVMDVTLPSLDEFAAVNRTILAAESSVVHEEWLKTRPQDYAAVTRRRLLPGMFLPAVDYMHAARRRTQLLARVNEVFGQVDLLLTASSMEEAALIDDEPEVERTYPRQARTPFNVTGQPAITLMSGLSSKGLPLSLQLAAPAHAEALLLRAAHGYERAAPWKDYAPPC
- a CDS encoding phosphorylase family protein encodes the protein MLIPDGAVVAVGLASEAALLPAGTRVLVSGGDAARLAAMLDALPADVTCVLSFGIAGGLAPEARTGDVLLAGTLHAGRPFAPDEGWTTALAIGTGARVVPLAASDTLLADVQAKRALHAATGAEAVDMESGAVARFAAARGLPFAVLRAVADGPEDALPHAARHALTPDGRPALWPVLAGLARRPWELPALIRLGRASARAHAALAHSISSSATGS
- the treY gene encoding malto-oligosyltrehalose synthase, whose translation is MTPRATARLQFHAGFTLDDAVPLVPYLARLGISHLYASPILKARPGSTHGYDIVDHGAINPELGGEDALRRLVAALKAEGLGLILDIVPNHMGVGGADNAWWLDVLEWGRHSPYATFFDIDWEPPDPALRHKLLAPFLGAPYGEALASGDLRLHFDAKLGKFHAQYFEHRFPIAAPHHAALLQGQGPAVGFAALRPSSRAAAQAAHLALAEHAATPEGEALIAMVLGAHDPTTEEGRAALHALLERQHYRLAWWRAAADEINWRRFFDITSLAGLRAEDPAVFDATHELVLRLYAEGAIDGLRIDHVDGLADPRAYCRKLHRRMQTLRPDQEPLIWVEKILAPFEALRPDWQVQGTTGYDFMDEVGGVLHDPAGEEPLTRIWTERTGRPAHFEEEAQEARRQILRDNLASELNATAAALKRVANQDIATRDHSLTALRRALAEVLVHFPLYRLYISKGGRSEEDRRILDWAIAGARRTLRPTSRHLLPLLDDWLGGEPPRSLPPAQRRERLVAAVRFQQLSAPVAAKSVEDTAFYRYGRMLSRNEVGSEPGRFAVSPGAFHGTARMRAKRFPGAMLATATHDHKRGEDVRARLAVLSEIPGEWEAAVDRWTRLNAPLRRELPDGPAPGMSAQLMLYQMMVGAWPLDLSPADDEGVAAFAARLADWQRKALREAKRRTEWAVENADYEAACQDFLHTALAADRASRWREEVAGFAMRLAPAGAVNGLSQALLRCTAPGIPDLYQGTEFWDFSLVDPDNRRPVDFSARMSALEQGVPPAELLGHWRDGRVKQAIIARALELRRARPEVFAAGDHLPLQAEGPSAQHALAFARPHRTGTVLAITTRLPAALLGAAEAPLVPGAAWVETHLVLPARLSAATWRDVLTGQMLRARGGRLRLDEALSQLPVALLEME